A portion of the Pseudomonas sp. GR 6-02 genome contains these proteins:
- a CDS encoding ATP-binding protein: MDSRLNAFLERADAVLARIEPLLPAPRQTVDWTHCLAARWQREGRNGFLLPLQVSLDMRLSDLIGVDRQLEQLGRNTQQFLDGMPANHALLWGSRGTGKSSLVRALLAEHAKNGLRLIEIERDHLADLPRVVEQIAKLPQRFVLFCDDLSFESGEGDYRVLKSVLDGSLEQAPDNVLLYATSNRRHLVPEKESDNENWKRVDGELHPNEAVEDKIALSDRFGLWLSFYPFTQEHFLNVVEHWIGQLADKAGLKWQRDEELDILAVRWATGRGNRNGRCAYQFARYWVGLKLLEQKA, translated from the coding sequence GTGGATTCCCGATTGAATGCTTTTCTTGAACGCGCCGATGCCGTTCTGGCCCGTATCGAACCGCTGCTGCCGGCGCCTCGGCAAACGGTCGACTGGACACATTGCCTGGCCGCACGCTGGCAACGCGAGGGTCGCAACGGTTTTCTGTTGCCGCTGCAAGTCAGCCTCGACATGCGCCTGTCCGACCTGATCGGCGTTGACCGGCAACTTGAGCAATTGGGCCGCAATACTCAACAGTTCCTCGACGGCATGCCTGCCAATCACGCCTTGCTCTGGGGCTCGCGGGGCACCGGTAAATCGTCGCTGGTGCGCGCCTTGCTGGCCGAACACGCCAAGAACGGCCTGCGGCTGATCGAGATCGAGCGCGATCACCTGGCGGACTTGCCGCGGGTGGTCGAGCAGATTGCCAAGCTGCCTCAACGGTTTGTGCTGTTCTGCGATGACCTGTCGTTCGAGTCGGGCGAGGGCGATTATCGCGTGCTCAAGAGCGTACTCGATGGCTCTCTCGAGCAGGCGCCAGATAACGTTCTGCTGTACGCCACCTCCAACCGTCGCCATCTGGTGCCGGAAAAGGAAAGCGATAACGAAAACTGGAAAAGGGTCGATGGCGAGCTCCATCCCAATGAGGCGGTGGAAGACAAGATCGCACTGTCGGACCGTTTTGGCCTGTGGCTGTCGTTCTATCCGTTTACTCAGGAACATTTCCTCAACGTCGTCGAGCACTGGATCGGCCAATTGGCCGACAAGGCCGGTCTCAAGTGGCAGCGTGACGAAGAGTTGGACATCCTCGCGGTGCGCTGGGCCACGGGCCGGGGTAATCGCAACGGACGTTGCGCGTATCAATTTGCCCGCTATTGGGTCGGGCTGAAGCTGTTGGAGCAAAAGGCATGA
- a CDS encoding GAF domain-containing protein gives MIDLQKSGQGLEGYGMLWAQLESLLADERDFIANAAQFSAFLFNQLDDLNWAGFYLNRNEELVLGPFQGQIACVRIPFGRGVCGAAAATLQTQRVEDVHEFPGHIACDSASNSELVVPLVKDGRLIGVLDLDSPKLARFTAGDQAGIEQLAAIFLRLTDC, from the coding sequence ATGATCGATTTACAAAAGAGCGGCCAGGGCCTTGAGGGCTACGGCATGCTATGGGCACAGCTGGAATCGTTGCTGGCGGACGAGCGTGATTTTATCGCCAACGCCGCGCAATTTTCCGCGTTTCTGTTCAACCAGCTCGATGACCTGAACTGGGCCGGTTTCTACCTTAATCGCAACGAAGAACTGGTGCTTGGCCCGTTTCAGGGGCAGATCGCCTGTGTACGGATTCCATTCGGTCGCGGCGTGTGCGGGGCTGCCGCTGCCACCTTGCAGACCCAGCGGGTCGAAGACGTACATGAATTCCCCGGCCACATCGCTTGTGACAGCGCATCGAACAGTGAACTCGTCGTGCCATTGGTCAAGGACGGTCGACTGATCGGTGTGCTGGACCTCGACAGCCCGAAGCTGGCGCGTTTTACCGCTGGCGATCAGGCCGGAATCGAGCAGCTGGCGGCGATTTTCCTGCGTCTGACCGACTGCTGA
- a CDS encoding HD domain-containing phosphohydrolase has translation MPSPLRPDQRRFPLHIHISVMFTFLLLLTGVVLGIFNYRQTTRIILSSSEKLFNRIEQDVRLDLHRTYEPIRHLLSLLADNPATQAADLEQRLALLKPFSQSLTDNPDLASLYLGYSNGDFFMVRPLRSVALKTQLKAPDTAAYQVWSIEHPGGGQVRSQSLFFDQNLALVSRLDNPDEIYDPRTRAWFSSARSDRDQITTEPYLFFSTHNVGTTLARRSGEQAVMGADLTLAELSATLAKHVVTPGTEIVLLDAEGNAVAYPDSSKLIVDDQTARLIKAADLSPSLAALLTSPPEINRLNAAGRQWIAARSSMQEGGPQGLQLALLVPEDELLVDAYRMRWQGALITLATLLLCLPMGWLTSRVLVTPLRALVREADAIRSFDFNFPASRRSPVLEVDQLSVSMARMKDTLASFFRITESLSAETRFAPLLQRVLFETVQIGQAQAGLIYLREGDENRVEPHALVINGSSQALPPFDIQGHVPQDFQSPQWMQTLSTADNVVTSLGFEQAGDLQKVLLALECPRVHLVGIRLHNRHNETVGLLVLLLADSGTQDDLEKLRPDRIAFLQAVSGAAAVSIESQRLQARQKQLLDSFIQLLAGAIDAKSPYTGGHCQRVPVLTLMLAQAAAASQDPAFRSYQPGEDEWEALHIAAWLHDCGKVTTPEYVVDKATKLETLYDRIHEIRTRFEVLKRDAWINYWQAIALGGDESPLAQLRNASLAALDDDFAFVARCNLGSEAMAEADLQRLNTIAQRTWTRTLDDRLGVSWEENRRQARTPVPTLPVSEPLLADKPEHLLERADSELIPDDNPWGFKLDVPRYKYNRGELYNLSIVRGTLTREERYIINHHMVQTILMLSHLPFPGHLNNVAEIAGGHHEKMDGTGYPKRLKREDMSLPARMMAIADIFEALTAADRPYKKTKSLSEALGIMATMCRDAHIDAELFGLFINDEIYLQYASQFLEPQQIDTVDPTSLLIKAGLKG, from the coding sequence ATGCCCAGCCCACTGCGCCCGGACCAGCGCCGATTTCCCCTGCACATCCATATCAGCGTGATGTTCACGTTCCTGCTGTTGCTGACCGGGGTGGTGCTGGGCATTTTCAACTATCGGCAAACCACCCGGATCATTCTTTCCAGCAGTGAAAAGCTCTTCAATCGCATCGAGCAGGATGTCCGTCTGGACCTGCATCGCACCTATGAGCCGATTCGTCATCTGCTGAGCCTGCTGGCGGACAATCCGGCAACCCAGGCCGCCGACCTTGAGCAACGCCTGGCGTTGCTCAAGCCCTTCAGTCAATCACTCACGGACAACCCCGATCTGGCCTCGCTGTACCTGGGCTACAGCAATGGCGACTTTTTCATGGTTCGCCCCCTGCGCAGCGTCGCGCTGAAAACGCAGCTCAAGGCACCGGACACCGCGGCGTATCAGGTATGGAGCATCGAGCATCCAGGCGGCGGTCAGGTCCGCTCCCAATCCTTGTTTTTCGATCAGAACCTGGCCCTCGTCAGCCGTCTGGACAACCCCGACGAAATCTACGATCCACGCACCCGCGCCTGGTTCTCCAGCGCCCGCAGCGACCGTGATCAGATCACCACCGAGCCCTACCTGTTTTTCTCCACCCACAATGTCGGCACAACCCTGGCGCGGCGCAGTGGTGAGCAAGCGGTGATGGGGGCCGACCTTACGCTGGCGGAACTGTCAGCTACCCTGGCCAAACATGTGGTGACGCCCGGCACCGAAATTGTGCTGCTCGATGCCGAGGGTAATGCCGTCGCCTACCCCGACAGCAGCAAACTGATCGTCGACGACCAGACAGCCCGGCTGATCAAAGCCGCCGACCTGAGCCCCAGCCTCGCGGCCCTGCTCACCAGTCCGCCTGAGATCAATCGCCTGAACGCCGCGGGTCGTCAATGGATCGCGGCGCGCAGCAGCATGCAGGAGGGTGGCCCACAGGGGCTGCAACTGGCGCTGCTGGTGCCGGAAGACGAATTGCTCGTCGATGCCTACCGCATGCGCTGGCAAGGCGCGCTGATTACCCTGGCAACGCTACTGTTGTGCCTGCCCATGGGTTGGCTGACCTCCAGAGTCCTGGTCACCCCCCTGCGCGCCCTGGTGCGGGAAGCCGATGCGATTCGTAGTTTCGATTTCAATTTTCCGGCCAGCCGTCGCTCGCCGGTGCTGGAAGTCGACCAACTGAGCGTGTCGATGGCGCGCATGAAAGACACCCTGGCGAGTTTTTTCCGGATCACCGAAAGCCTGAGCGCCGAAACCCGTTTCGCCCCCTTGCTGCAACGGGTGTTGTTTGAAACCGTGCAGATCGGCCAGGCCCAGGCCGGTCTGATCTACCTGCGTGAAGGTGATGAAAATCGCGTGGAACCTCATGCGCTGGTCATCAACGGCAGTTCACAGGCCTTGCCGCCATTCGACATTCAAGGACACGTACCCCAGGATTTTCAGAGCCCTCAGTGGATGCAAACACTGTCGACCGCCGACAATGTCGTCACCTCCCTGGGTTTCGAACAGGCGGGGGATCTGCAGAAAGTCTTGCTCGCGCTGGAGTGCCCGCGGGTTCATCTGGTCGGTATTCGGCTACACAATCGTCATAACGAAACCGTGGGGCTGCTGGTCTTGCTGCTGGCCGACAGCGGCACGCAAGACGACCTGGAAAAACTGCGCCCGGATCGCATCGCGTTTCTCCAGGCGGTGTCTGGCGCGGCCGCTGTGAGTATCGAAAGTCAGCGCCTGCAAGCCAGGCAAAAACAGCTGCTGGACTCATTCATTCAGCTGCTGGCCGGCGCAATCGATGCCAAGAGTCCCTACACCGGCGGGCACTGCCAGCGAGTACCGGTACTGACGCTGATGCTGGCACAGGCGGCCGCTGCCAGTCAGGACCCGGCCTTCCGTAGCTATCAGCCCGGCGAAGATGAATGGGAGGCGCTGCACATCGCCGCCTGGCTGCATGATTGCGGCAAGGTCACCACCCCTGAATACGTGGTCGACAAAGCCACGAAACTTGAGACCCTGTACGACCGCATCCACGAAATCCGCACCCGTTTCGAAGTCCTCAAGCGTGATGCCTGGATCAATTATTGGCAGGCCATCGCCCTGGGGGGTGACGAGTCGCCTCTGGCGCAATTGCGCAATGCGAGCCTGGCGGCGCTGGATGATGATTTCGCGTTTGTGGCGCGCTGCAACCTGGGCAGCGAGGCCATGGCCGAGGCCGATCTGCAGCGGTTGAACACCATCGCCCAACGTACCTGGACCCGAACCCTGGATGATCGGCTTGGCGTTTCGTGGGAAGAGAACCGGCGCCAGGCCCGGACCCCGGTGCCGACCCTGCCGGTCAGCGAGCCACTGCTAGCGGATAAACCCGAGCATCTGCTCGAGCGCGCCGACAGCGAACTGATCCCGGACGACAATCCCTGGGGATTCAAGCTCGACGTGCCGCGATACAAGTACAACCGGGGCGAACTGTACAACCTGAGCATCGTCCGAGGCACCCTGACCCGCGAGGAGCGTTACATCATCAATCACCACATGGTGCAGACGATCCTGATGCTCAGTCACCTGCCCTTCCCCGGTCACCTCAATAACGTCGCGGAAATCGCCGGCGGCCACCACGAAAAAATGGACGGCACCGGTTATCCCAAACGCTTGAAGCGCGAAGACATGAGCCTGCCGGCGCGGATGATGGCGATTGCCGATATTTTCGAAGCGCTGACCGCCGCCGATCGCCCCTACAAGAAAACCAAGTCCTTGAGCGAAGCGCTGGGCATCATGGCCACCATGTGCCGTGACGCCCACATCGACGCTGAATTGTTCGGGCTGTTCATCAACGACGAAATCTACTTGCAGTACGCCAGCCAATTCCTTGAGCCACAGCAGATAGACACCGTTGACCCGACAAGCCTGCTGATCAAGGCCGGCTTGAAGGGCTGA
- a CDS encoding transporter substrate-binding domain-containing protein produces the protein MPSRLKDYLRLMVTALCMSTPVLAAQTASENYTLLSRSTTGHMEVRLDTSQRQWVKDKRELILGTSGPDYPPFDLTLSGHDYEGFTADYAGILGKVTGLPVKVQRFASRGAAIEALEKGQVDMLGTANGFEADNADIALSIPYAVDQPVLVTREGETRSLTDGLAGLRLSMVYHYLPLDEVRALYPKAIITSYPSYQNAINAVAFDQADVFLGDTISTHYMINKGYLNNIRMANFGKHEAHGFSFAVQKDNPDLLGIINAALKAIPTSERENIAKRWSAGSDILLTDQKLQLTHHEERWLAQHPVVRVVVNEAFAPLTFFDSDGNFRGVTADLLELIRLRTGLRFEIQRSRSDDEMVEQIANQQADLIAALLPSAQRETMLNFSRPYLENSFVLLTRKAADSPTNLNQLQDKRLAIAQGNPLVDYLRSEFPRINLVETPDTFSAVELLAEGKAEGAVNSLVIANYFISSRIFERALQITTTIGTQQAAFSLATGRDAKELNAILDKALLSIAPEELGIINNRWRGYSAASQSTWRNYHRVFYQIVTGAGVLLLISVAWNAYMRRQIKQRQAAKERADEANRAKSTFLATMSHEIRTPMNAIIGMLELTLKRIDPGHPDRPAIDVAYHSAKDLLELIGDILDIARIESGRLSLSPERVNLAEAVASVVRIFDGLARQKNLGLHLAFNPAKPATDVLLDPMRFKQVLSNLVSNAIKFTQQGQVRISLELQPTDEPDRMQLQLLVEDSGAGISEQDQQRLFEPFVQANNSSQLPRGGAGLGLVISRNLCEMMGGNLQLSSQPGVGTQVRVSLNLATLPPVQMPEIAEPQIHQSAAPLNVLVVDDHPANRLLMCQQLEFLGHRFKVAADGEAGLEAWKDQPFDLVIADCNMPIMNGYEMARAIRQHEQRVQRPACTVLGFTANAQPEERQRCKQAGMDDCLFKPLSLTALSQWIEGIAPTVRDPAFSLEGLHLLTGGNPALNRRLLTELLNSNHLDRQTLLTLSRSNDRQSLLDIAHKIKGAARIVQASRLIDSCEALEKACHNRPHHDQVADCSKSMERAMLELDHALRQQLARHDKQQNDGALTMLEG, from the coding sequence ATGCCCAGTCGTTTGAAGGATTATCTAAGACTCATGGTCACGGCTTTATGCATGAGTACCCCGGTGCTCGCGGCGCAGACAGCCAGTGAAAACTACACCCTGCTCAGTCGCTCAACGACCGGGCACATGGAAGTCCGACTGGATACCTCACAACGACAATGGGTCAAAGACAAACGTGAATTGATCCTGGGCACATCAGGCCCGGATTATCCGCCTTTCGACCTGACCCTCAGCGGCCACGACTACGAAGGTTTCACCGCCGACTACGCCGGCATCCTCGGCAAGGTTACGGGGTTGCCCGTCAAGGTTCAGCGCTTCGCGTCCCGAGGGGCTGCGATCGAGGCACTGGAAAAGGGTCAGGTCGACATGCTCGGCACCGCCAACGGGTTCGAGGCCGACAATGCCGACATTGCGCTGTCCATCCCTTACGCCGTGGATCAACCCGTGCTGGTCACACGGGAAGGAGAAACCCGATCACTGACAGATGGACTCGCCGGCCTGCGGCTTAGCATGGTCTATCACTATCTGCCCCTGGACGAAGTCAGGGCGCTGTATCCGAAGGCAATCATCACCTCCTACCCGTCCTACCAGAATGCAATCAACGCGGTTGCCTTCGACCAGGCCGACGTTTTTCTCGGTGACACCATTTCAACTCATTACATGATCAACAAGGGGTATCTGAACAACATCCGCATGGCCAACTTCGGTAAACACGAAGCCCATGGTTTCAGCTTTGCCGTACAGAAGGACAACCCGGACCTGCTCGGGATCATCAACGCGGCACTCAAGGCCATCCCCACCAGCGAACGGGAAAACATCGCCAAACGCTGGAGTGCCGGCAGCGACATTCTTCTCACCGATCAAAAACTGCAACTCACCCACCATGAAGAACGCTGGCTGGCGCAACATCCGGTTGTGCGGGTGGTAGTTAATGAAGCATTTGCGCCGCTGACGTTTTTTGACAGCGACGGCAACTTTCGGGGTGTCACGGCTGACCTGCTCGAACTGATCAGATTGCGCACCGGTTTGCGCTTCGAGATCCAGCGCAGCCGAAGCGATGACGAGATGGTCGAGCAGATCGCCAACCAGCAGGCCGACCTGATCGCCGCCCTGCTCCCCAGCGCACAGCGTGAAACGATGTTGAACTTCAGCCGCCCGTATCTGGAAAACTCCTTTGTCCTGCTGACACGCAAAGCGGCCGACAGCCCGACCAACCTCAACCAACTGCAGGACAAACGCCTGGCCATTGCCCAGGGCAATCCACTGGTGGATTACCTGCGCAGCGAGTTTCCGCGGATCAATCTGGTCGAAACTCCAGACACATTCAGTGCCGTGGAGTTGCTCGCCGAGGGCAAGGCAGAAGGTGCGGTGAACTCATTGGTGATCGCCAATTACTTCATCTCATCGCGGATCTTCGAGCGGGCACTTCAGATCACCACCACCATCGGCACCCAGCAGGCGGCATTTTCCCTGGCGACCGGGCGCGACGCCAAAGAACTGAATGCCATCCTCGACAAGGCGCTGTTGAGCATCGCACCGGAAGAGCTGGGCATCATCAATAACCGCTGGCGTGGCTATTCGGCGGCCTCGCAAAGTACCTGGCGCAACTATCACAGAGTGTTCTATCAGATCGTTACCGGTGCTGGCGTACTGCTGCTGATCTCCGTTGCCTGGAACGCCTATATGAGACGCCAGATAAAACAGCGGCAGGCGGCGAAAGAACGTGCCGATGAAGCCAACCGGGCTAAAAGCACCTTTCTGGCAACCATGAGCCATGAGATCCGCACGCCGATGAACGCGATCATCGGCATGCTGGAGCTAACACTCAAACGCATTGATCCTGGCCATCCGGATCGACCGGCCATCGACGTCGCGTATCACTCGGCAAAAGACCTGTTGGAACTGATCGGGGACATTCTCGACATTGCGCGCATCGAATCCGGACGTCTGAGCCTGAGCCCGGAACGCGTCAATCTGGCTGAAGCCGTGGCCTCGGTGGTGAGGATCTTCGACGGGCTGGCCCGGCAAAAGAATCTCGGACTGCACCTGGCATTCAACCCTGCTAAACCTGCGACCGATGTCCTGCTGGACCCGATGCGTTTCAAGCAGGTGCTGTCCAACCTGGTCAGCAATGCAATCAAGTTTACGCAACAGGGTCAGGTCAGGATCAGCCTCGAGTTGCAACCGACCGACGAGCCCGACCGCATGCAGCTGCAGTTGCTGGTTGAGGACAGTGGCGCCGGGATCAGCGAGCAGGATCAGCAGCGACTGTTCGAGCCTTTCGTCCAGGCCAATAACTCCAGCCAGTTACCCAGGGGCGGTGCGGGGCTGGGACTGGTGATCAGCCGCAATCTGTGCGAAATGATGGGCGGCAACCTGCAATTGAGCAGCCAGCCCGGGGTCGGCACTCAGGTTCGGGTTTCGCTGAATCTGGCAACCCTGCCGCCTGTACAGATGCCGGAAATTGCCGAGCCACAGATTCACCAGAGCGCTGCCCCCCTGAACGTTCTGGTGGTCGATGATCACCCGGCCAATCGCTTGCTCATGTGCCAGCAACTGGAGTTTCTGGGGCATCGGTTCAAGGTTGCAGCAGATGGCGAGGCGGGATTGGAGGCGTGGAAAGATCAGCCATTCGACCTGGTGATTGCCGATTGCAATATGCCGATCATGAATGGATATGAGATGGCTCGTGCCATTCGCCAACATGAACAGCGCGTGCAGCGTCCTGCCTGTACCGTTCTGGGTTTCACCGCTAATGCGCAACCGGAGGAAAGACAACGCTGCAAACAAGCCGGGATGGACGATTGCCTGTTCAAACCTCTCAGCCTGACAGCCTTGAGCCAATGGATCGAAGGCATTGCACCGACGGTCCGCGACCCGGCGTTCAGTCTGGAGGGGCTGCACCTGTTAACCGGTGGCAACCCGGCGCTGAACCGGCGATTGTTGACCGAGCTGCTGAATAGCAACCACCTGGATCGGCAAACGCTGCTGACGTTGTCCCGGTCAAACGACCGGCAGTCACTCCTCGACATTGCCCACAAAATCAAGGGAGCGGCGCGAATCGTCCAGGCCTCCCGACTGATCGACAGTTGCGAGGCGCTCGAAAAGGCCTGCCATAACAGGCCCCACCACGATCAAGTGGCCGATTGCAGCAAGTCCATGGAGCGCGCCATGCTCGAACTGGATCACGCGTTGCGACAACAGCTCGCACGCCACGACAAACAGCAGAATGACGGAGCGTTAACTATGCTGGAAGGCTGA
- a CDS encoding response regulator transcription factor codes for MNSVFIVDDHPVIRLAVRMLLEHEGYKVVGETDNGVDAMQMVRECMPDLIILDISIPKLDGLEVLSRFNAMSTPLKTLVLTAQCPKLFGIRCMQSGASGYVCKQEELSELVSAIKAVLSGYNYFPSEALNPVRCDDAQWADLDLFKSVNDRELMVLQLFAQGRTNKEIAKGMFLSNKTVSTYKKRLMQKLKAKSLVELIDMAKRNALV; via the coding sequence ATGAACTCCGTTTTTATTGTCGACGATCACCCTGTCATCCGCCTTGCCGTTCGAATGCTGCTGGAACATGAAGGTTACAAAGTCGTCGGTGAAACTGACAATGGCGTCGATGCCATGCAAATGGTGCGCGAATGCATGCCCGACCTGATCATCCTCGACATCAGTATTCCCAAACTGGATGGGCTGGAAGTGCTCTCACGTTTCAACGCAATGAGCACGCCATTAAAAACACTGGTGTTGACTGCACAATGCCCAAAACTTTTTGGTATTCGCTGCATGCAGTCAGGTGCATCAGGGTATGTATGCAAACAGGAAGAGCTCAGTGAACTGGTAAGCGCGATCAAAGCAGTATTATCAGGTTACAACTACTTCCCCAGCGAGGCCTTGAACCCAGTTCGTTGTGACGACGCACAGTGGGCAGACCTGGACTTGTTCAAATCCGTAAATGATCGAGAGTTGATGGTATTACAACTTTTTGCCCAAGGTCGCACCAACAAGGAAATTGCCAAGGGCATGTTCCTCAGCAACAAGACTGTCAGCACCTATAAAAAACGACTTATGCAGAAACTCAAAGCCAAATCTCTGGTTGAACTCATCGATATGGCAAAACGTAACGCGCTAGTGTGA
- a CDS encoding response regulator, producing MKTPTFKHDWHILLVEDHPFQLRAAQYLLESYGFTQLTTTDSAEGALQQMLKAAQPFDILLCDQCLPDLPGLDLIEFASHRGMIRQAILLSSLTSAELEKLKTVAYEHGLPLLGYLIKPLKQSDFRNLLTLASQ from the coding sequence ATGAAAACTCCTACGTTCAAACACGATTGGCACATATTGCTGGTGGAAGATCATCCGTTTCAGCTGAGAGCGGCTCAATACCTGCTCGAGAGTTACGGCTTCACCCAACTGACCACCACTGACAGTGCCGAAGGCGCCTTGCAACAAATGCTCAAAGCTGCGCAACCGTTCGATATTCTTCTGTGCGACCAATGCCTGCCCGACCTTCCCGGTCTTGATTTGATCGAGTTCGCCAGTCACCGGGGAATGATCAGACAGGCAATACTGCTGAGCAGCCTGACATCCGCCGAGCTGGAAAAACTTAAAACAGTAGCCTACGAACACGGACTTCCCTTGCTGGGTTACTTGATCAAGCCATTGAAACAATCAGATTTTAGAAACTTGTTGACCTTGGCCTCACAATAA